A DNA window from bacterium contains the following coding sequences:
- a CDS encoding sulfite exporter TauE/SafE family protein, which produces MLFIIKCLLAGGIAGFLCGLLGIGGGSIIVPVLFFFFSVPIKNAIATSLMVVLISAISGFLVHLKGKNTDFKLAFYLIISGVIGAYIGAYLTGILPEMIVKGFFMVLLIGLGLKLLFQKENEKEDNKEYSLDILKTLSIGFISGIVSGLCGVGGAVLLVPLSYIILKVPIKICVGTSLIVVFFNALSGVFAYAKMGFIDYRIGLTFGIVGIITSPIGAKVSILTPREKLRKIFAIFLILMPILLLLRK; this is translated from the coding sequence ATGTTATTTATCATAAAATGTCTTTTAGCAGGTGGAATTGCTGGTTTTTTATGTGGGTTATTAGGAATTGGAGGGGGTTCTATAATTGTTCCTGTTCTGTTTTTCTTCTTCTCTGTCCCAATAAAAAATGCAATTGCAACAAGTTTAATGGTTGTCCTTATTTCAGCAATTTCTGGTTTTTTAGTACATCTTAAAGGGAAGAATACCGACTTTAAACTTGCATTTTACCTTATAATTTCAGGGGTAATTGGTGCTTATATTGGTGCTTATTTAACAGGTATTTTACCAGAAATGATTGTGAAAGGTTTTTTCATGGTTTTGCTAATTGGGTTAGGGTTAAAACTTCTTTTTCAAAAAGAAAATGAGAAGGAGGATAATAAAGAATATTCCCTGGATATTTTAAAAACACTTTCAATTGGTTTTATATCAGGCATTGTTTCAGGGCTTTGCGGAGTTGGCGGTGCAGTTCTTTTAGTTCCACTCTCATATATTATCTTAAAAGTCCCAATAAAAATTTGTGTTGGGACAAGTTTAATAGTTGTTTTTTTCAATGCTCTTTCAGGTGTTTTTGCTTATGCCAAAATGGGATTTATTGATTATAGAATTGGGTTGACTTTTGGAATAGTAGGAATAATAACTTCTCCTATTGGAGCAAAAGTCAGTATTTTAACTCCAAGAGAGAAATTAAGAAAGATATTTGCAATTTTTCTTATTTTAATGCCAATTTTACTTTTATTGAGAAAATGA
- a CDS encoding homocysteine biosynthesis protein, with product MAKTIEEINEKIKKGKVVVVTAEELIDMKKSANSKKLSEEIDVVTTGTFGPMCSSGLLINFGHSKPKIKMGGGSVYLNKVPAYAGLAAVDVYIGAAALPDNDPRNSNYPGEFKYGGGHVIEDLVSNKEIELKVETYGTDCYPRKHLKTKLKLNDLNETTLFNPRNCYQNYNVAVNLSDRTIYTYMGILKPNLGNANYSSAGQLSPLLKDPYLKTIGSGTRIFLGGGIGYVAWWGTQFNPSVKRKENGIPIEGGCTLTLIGDLKQMSPDFLKGASLTGYGVSLIVGVGIPIPILNEEILNFASIPDEEIYAPVVDYSNDYPNAIEKVICWVNYAQLKSGKVEIMGKKVPTGSLSSYKKSREIANILKNWIGSGKFLLTEPIFHFPGPDSGYMPKPMKI from the coding sequence ATGGCAAAAACAATAGAAGAGATAAATGAAAAAATAAAAAAAGGAAAAGTTGTTGTTGTAACAGCAGAAGAGCTAATTGATATGAAGAAAAGTGCAAATAGTAAAAAATTATCAGAAGAAATAGATGTTGTAACAACAGGAACTTTTGGACCAATGTGTTCTTCTGGTCTTCTTATAAATTTTGGACATTCCAAACCAAAAATAAAAATGGGTGGAGGAAGTGTCTATTTAAACAAGGTACCTGCTTATGCAGGACTGGCTGCTGTTGATGTTTATATTGGAGCAGCAGCACTTCCTGATAATGACCCAAGAAATAGTAATTATCCAGGTGAATTTAAATATGGAGGAGGACATGTTATTGAGGACCTAGTAAGTAATAAAGAAATTGAACTTAAAGTAGAAACATACGGAACTGATTGTTATCCAAGAAAACATCTTAAAACAAAATTGAAACTAAATGACTTAAATGAAACAACACTTTTTAATCCAAGAAATTGTTATCAAAACTATAATGTGGCAGTTAATCTTTCTGATAGGACAATTTATACTTATATGGGAATTCTTAAACCAAATTTAGGAAATGCAAATTATTCTTCTGCTGGACAATTATCACCTCTTTTGAAAGACCCATATTTAAAAACAATTGGGTCTGGCACAAGAATTTTTTTAGGTGGTGGAATTGGTTATGTTGCCTGGTGGGGAACTCAATTTAACCCTTCTGTTAAAAGAAAAGAAAATGGGATACCTATTGAAGGTGGTTGTACACTAACTTTAATAGGAGACCTTAAACAGATGAGCCCTGATTTTTTAAAAGGAGCATCATTAACAGGGTATGGAGTTAGTTTAATAGTTGGAGTTGGAATTCCTATACCTATTTTAAATGAAGAAATTTTAAATTTTGCTTCAATACCTGATGAGGAAATTTATGCACCAGTAGTTGATTATAGTAATGATTACCCAAATGCAATAGAAAAAGTTATTTGTTGGGTAAATTATGCCCAACTTAAAAGCGGCAAAGTAGAAATAATGGGTAAGAAAGTTCCAACCGGTTCTTTATCAAGTTATAAAAAAAGCAGGGAGATTGCAAATATTCTTAAAAATTGGATTGGAAGTGGTAAATTTTTATTAACAGAACCAATCTTTCATTTTCCTGGTCCTGATAGTGGATATATGCCAAAACCAATGAAAATTTAA
- a CDS encoding SoxR reducing system RseC family protein — protein sequence MKENGKVIELKGDIAVVKMERKNKCEKCGLCEKIAGRDPFIEVKNKIDAKIGDEVEVEIKEDDLLKISIFIFGFPLLGFILGIISSYFCKNITLKIVVFLVFLLSFWIAGFKKGKNYAENTKPHIVSKI from the coding sequence ATGAAGGAAAATGGGAAAGTTATAGAATTAAAAGGAGATATAGCAGTTGTTAAGATGGAAAGAAAGAATAAATGTGAGAAATGTGGATTATGTGAAAAAATTGCTGGAAGAGACCCTTTTATAGAAGTAAAGAATAAAATTGATGCAAAAATTGGTGATGAAGTAGAAGTAGAAATAAAAGAAGATGACCTTCTAAAAATTTCAATTTTTATTTTTGGTTTTCCTCTTTTGGGGTTTATTTTAGGGATAATTAGTTCTTATTTTTGTAAAAATATTACATTAAAAATTGTTGTTTTTCTTGTTTTTTTACTATCTTTCTGGATTGCTGGTTTTAAAAAAGGAAAAAATTATGCAGAAAACACAAAACCTCACATTGTCTCAAAAATTTAA
- the cysK gene encoding cysteine synthase A, producing the protein MKVSKNITNLIGNTPLVKLNKLTEKCYAEIYAKLEFFNPCGSIKDRVAVNMIEEAERKGIINNDTVIIEPTSGNTGIGLAFVCAQKGYKLILTMPENMSTERRKLLSLFGAEVVLTPIREGMSGAIKKAEKISKKYKKSFMPQQFKNPANPDIHRKTTAEEIWKDTDGNIDIFVAGIGTGGTITGVGESLKKRKKSVKIIGIEPENSSVLSGGKPGEHKIEGIGAGFIPDILNIGIIDEIIKVSDKDAIETTEKLAKQEGILAGISSGAGTFASIKIGMRKENKGKLIVVIFPDTGERYLSVLNEKRAEK; encoded by the coding sequence ATGAAGGTAAGTAAAAATATAACGAATTTGATAGGCAATACACCTCTTGTAAAATTAAATAAATTAACAGAGAAATGTTATGCTGAAATTTATGCAAAACTTGAATTTTTTAATCCCTGTGGTTCCATAAAAGATAGAGTTGCAGTAAATATGATTGAAGAGGCAGAAAGAAAAGGGATAATAAATAACGATACTGTAATAATTGAACCAACAAGTGGAAATACAGGTATTGGACTTGCTTTTGTATGTGCTCAAAAGGGATATAAACTTATTTTAACGATGCCAGAAAATATGTCAACTGAACGAAGAAAACTTCTTTCTTTATTTGGTGCAGAGGTTGTTTTAACTCCTATTCGTGAAGGGATGTCTGGAGCAATAAAAAAGGCAGAAAAAATTTCTAAAAAATATAAAAAATCATTTATGCCTCAACAGTTTAAAAATCCTGCAAATCCTGATATTCATAGAAAAACAACAGCAGAAGAAATATGGAAAGATACAGATGGAAATATAGATATTTTTGTTGCAGGAATTGGAACAGGAGGGACAATCACAGGAGTTGGAGAGTCATTAAAGAAAAGGAAAAAAAGTGTTAAAATTATTGGTATTGAACCAGAAAATTCGTCTGTTCTTTCAGGAGGAAAACCGGGAGAGCATAAAATTGAGGGCATAGGAGCAGGGTTTATCCCTGATATTTTAAATATAGGTATAATTGATGAAATAATAAAGGTCTCTGATAAAGATGCAATTGAAACGACAGAAAAATTAGCAAAACAAGAAGGAATTTTAGCAGGTATTTCAAGTGGAGCAGGAACATTTGCTTCTATTAAAATTGGAATGAGAAAAGAAAATAAAGGGAAATTGATAGTTGTTATTTTCCCTGATACAGGTGAAAGATATTTATCGGTTTTAAATGAAAAGCGGGCAGAAAAATAA
- a CDS encoding NifU family protein, translating to MELKEKVEKAIEDVREFLQTEGGDCEIVDVENEKVKVRLKGTCRGCPFAVITLKMRIESIIKERVPEIKEVVEVD from the coding sequence ATGGAGTTAAAAGAAAAAGTTGAGAAAGCAATAGAAGATGTAAGAGAATTTTTACAGACAGAGGGTGGAGATTGTGAGATAGTTGATGTTGAAAATGAGAAAGTAAAAGTTCGTCTAAAAGGTACTTGTAGGGGCTGTCCATTTGCTGTTATTACTTTAAAGATGAGAATAGAAAGTATTATAAAAGAAAGAGTCCCTGAAATAAAAGAAGTTGTTGAAGTTGACTAA
- a CDS encoding 4Fe-4S binding protein, which translates to MEIKKRYVMHFPPNLIDKPIISDAVRKYNFQFNILKAYITPEEEGTLVIELIGEEKNLENTENVLKEMGVKVQTIESDIKMLKEKCTDCGVCVPLCPTGALKKEDDFTISFLPSKCVACEICIKACPTKAMISTI; encoded by the coding sequence ATGGAAATAAAAAAAAGATATGTTATGCACTTTCCACCAAATTTAATTGATAAACCAATAATTTCAGATGCAGTAAGAAAATATAATTTTCAATTTAATATTTTAAAAGCATATATAACTCCTGAAGAAGAAGGTACTCTTGTTATTGAATTGATAGGCGAAGAGAAAAATTTAGAAAATACAGAAAATGTTCTAAAAGAAATGGGAGTAAAAGTCCAGACAATAGAAAGTGATATTAAAATGCTCAAAGAAAAATGTACTGATTGTGGTGTTTGTGTTCCTTTATGTCCAACAGGTGCTTTAAAAAAAGAAGATGACTTTACTATTAGTTTTTTGCCTTCAAAATGTGTTGCATGTGAAATTTGTATAAAAGCATGTCCAACAAAAGCAATGATATCAACAATTTAA
- a CDS encoding DUF2961 domain-containing protein, with protein MMDIFKIKNAKTKRISSYDVEGRNADRWIINPGEKKVLAEIEGTGCITHIWMTQSGNYSLYRDVLLKFYWDEEENPSILVPLGDFFCLGHSLVNSFCCLPFSASTNTPYIFGGGCALNCYLPMPFNKGAKIEILNESDQAYGQYFYIDYEIYENNFEGEIGYLHSQWKRENPTPGWGNEFKVNIPEVDIVNKEKIAYNNNYVIMEGEGRGHFIGFNLSVTNFHSDWWGEGDEMVWVDGYKWPPDLHGTGSEDCFNQAWGMQENAFLFNGSSIYEKNSIFGHSLYDGKLQGGYQTSYIFYITNPIHFKKSIKFTIEHGHGNHLSNDYSSTAYWYQIEPHKSFGILPVEKRKPILLKFENSPQLQTEKRKIILTEEMKKRKK; from the coding sequence ATGATGGATATTTTTAAAATAAAAAATGCAAAAACAAAAAGAATTTCAAGTTATGATGTTGAAGGAAGAAATGCTGATAGATGGATTATAAACCCAGGAGAGAAAAAAGTACTTGCAGAAATTGAAGGGACCGGTTGTATTACTCATATATGGATGACACAAAGCGGTAATTATTCTTTATATAGAGATGTTCTTTTAAAATTTTACTGGGATGAAGAAGAAAATCCAAGTATATTAGTTCCACTTGGAGATTTTTTCTGTTTAGGACATTCTCTTGTTAATTCTTTTTGCTGTCTACCATTTAGTGCATCAACAAATACACCATATATTTTTGGGGGTGGCTGTGCTTTGAATTGCTATTTGCCTATGCCATTTAACAAGGGGGCAAAAATTGAAATTTTAAATGAGTCAGACCAAGCATATGGTCAGTATTTTTATATTGATTATGAAATTTATGAAAATAATTTTGAAGGAGAAATAGGATATTTACACTCACAATGGAAAAGAGAAAATCCTACACCTGGATGGGGAAATGAGTTTAAAGTAAATATACCAGAGGTTGATATAGTAAATAAGGAAAAAATTGCTTATAATAATAACTATGTAATTATGGAAGGTGAAGGGAGAGGGCATTTTATTGGGTTTAACCTTTCTGTAACAAATTTTCATTCTGATTGGTGGGGTGAAGGAGATGAAATGGTTTGGGTTGATGGATATAAATGGCCACCTGATTTACATGGAACAGGAAGTGAAGATTGTTTTAATCAAGCATGGGGCATGCAAGAAAATGCTTTCTTATTTAATGGTTCGTCAATTTATGAAAAAAATTCTATTTTTGGGCATTCTCTTTATGATGGGAAACTTCAAGGGGGTTATCAGACATCATATATTTTCTATATTACAAATCCAATCCATTTTAAAAAATCAATAAAATTCACAATTGAACATGGGCATGGAAATCATCTTTCAAATGACTATTCATCAACTGCTTATTGGTATCAAATTGAACCACATAAGTCATTTGGAATTTTACCGGTGGAAAAGAGAAAACCAATTTTATTAAAATTTGAAAATTCTCCTCAACTACAAACAGAAAAAAGGAAAATTATATTAACAGAGGAAATGAAAAAAAGAAAAAAATAA
- a CDS encoding Rrf2 family transcriptional regulator: MKFSTKTRYGVRAMIELALNFNGTPISLKDIAEKQDISEKYLEQIMLILKKAGLVESIQGTNGGFILVNKPSEIKLSEIVEVLEGGFSPVACVDKEILCKKSKVCSARNVWIKVKNAIKDILDSITLEQLVEEEKKKQSIYYI; encoded by the coding sequence ATGAAGTTTTCAACAAAAACAAGATATGGAGTAAGAGCAATGATAGAACTTGCACTTAACTTTAATGGTACACCTATTTCTTTAAAAGATATTGCTGAGAAACAGGATATTTCTGAAAAATATCTTGAACAAATAATGCTAATATTGAAAAAAGCAGGGTTAGTTGAAAGTATTCAAGGGACAAACGGAGGTTTTATACTTGTTAATAAACCATCTGAAATTAAACTATCTGAAATTGTTGAAGTTCTTGAAGGGGGTTTTTCCCCAGTTGCCTGTGTTGATAAAGAAATCTTATGTAAAAAAAGTAAAGTTTGTTCTGCAAGAAATGTCTGGATAAAGGTAAAAAATGCAATAAAAGATATTCTTGATTCAATTACATTAGAACAATTAGTTGAAGAGGAAAAGAAAAAACAGAGTATTTATTATATTTAG
- a CDS encoding sulfide-dependent adenosine diphosphate thiazole synthase has translation MEKEISKGIIESYMKEFIDNLEVDVAIVGAGPSGLICGYYLAKKRIKVAIFERSLRVGGGMPGGGMMFNKIVIQKEAKEILDEFEITLKEYENGLYIANSVETISSFAYRTLKAGAKIFNLISVEDVVIREKRINGVVLNWSAVGIAKLHVDPLVVLSNYVVDATGHDCEVCRIVEKKVGGIEVKGEKSMWAEKGEKEILGNTGQVYPGLMVCGMAANAFYGSPRMGAIFGGMLLSGKKAAELVEREVLNGKNNRRDK, from the coding sequence GTGGAAAAGGAAATATCAAAAGGTATTATTGAAAGTTATATGAAGGAATTTATTGATAATTTAGAGGTTGATGTTGCAATTGTGGGTGCAGGACCTTCAGGACTTATTTGTGGTTATTATCTTGCAAAAAAAAGAATAAAAGTAGCAATTTTTGAGAGGTCATTAAGAGTTGGAGGGGGAATGCCAGGAGGGGGAATGATGTTTAATAAAATTGTTATTCAAAAAGAGGCAAAAGAAATTTTAGATGAATTTGAAATAACTCTTAAAGAATATGAAAATGGACTTTATATTGCAAATTCAGTTGAAACAATATCCTCTTTTGCTTATAGAACATTGAAAGCAGGAGCAAAAATTTTTAATCTTATAAGTGTTGAAGATGTTGTTATAAGAGAGAAGAGAATAAATGGAGTTGTTTTAAATTGGAGTGCAGTTGGAATAGCCAAATTACATGTTGATCCACTGGTTGTCTTATCAAATTATGTTGTTGATGCAACCGGTCATGATTGTGAGGTCTGCAGGATTGTTGAAAAAAAAGTAGGTGGAATTGAAGTAAAAGGCGAAAAATCAATGTGGGCAGAAAAAGGGGAAAAAGAAATCTTAGGTAATACAGGACAGGTTTATCCCGGTCTTATGGTTTGTGGTATGGCAGCAAATGCTTTTTATGGTTCTCCAAGAATGGGAGCAATTTTTGGTGGTATGCTTCTATCAGGAAAAAAGGCAGCGGAGTTGGTAGAAAGGGAGGTTCTTAATGGCAAAAACAATAGAAGAGATAAATGA
- a CDS encoding hydrogenase/urease maturation nickel metallochaperone HypA → MKLTNDIKLKGISMHEFSVVENLIKILKKVIKENNAKKVLKVNLKINPFSCLDQENLNFIFSSIVKNNDFLENTKIIIKRGKDPLSREYIVENVEIEI, encoded by the coding sequence TTGAAGTTGACTAATGATATAAAATTAAAAGGAATTTCAATGCATGAATTTTCAGTCGTAGAGAATCTAATAAAAATTTTAAAAAAAGTGATAAAAGAGAATAACGCAAAAAAAGTATTAAAAGTAAATTTAAAAATTAACCCATTTAGTTGTTTAGACCAGGAGAATTTAAATTTTATTTTTTCTTCAATTGTAAAAAATAATGATTTTTTAGAAAATACAAAAATAATTATAAAAAGAGGAAAAGACCCATTATCAAGAGAATATATAGTTGAAAATGTAGAAATTGAAATTTAA
- a CDS encoding GH116 family glycosyl-hydrolase gives MNIKYYGENLKQIKFLLGGIGTGNVSVEGTGSITDWEIFNRPSKSNEMYGNFVALRVEQKRKVFQKIVARKPFPPFEGSHGFKNIRMEGYPHFEECIFTNFFPFAIIDFFDRSIGVSVSLNAWSPFIPGDVENSSLPIVIFSYKIKNLTRDKINIFLSFSMMNPVGTDGTEKLNSYINKCFGQNINNFVETENLKGISFTSKKYNEESERYGNLSLFTDAISVSYKNQWKNEGWWDDLKNFWKEFKIGNFEPVSPKISPDSQTYWASLGVNKNLAPKEETDINFYLSWYFPNRINYWGLDEEVKGKILKNYYSIKFSNSMDVIKYFIKNKRYLEEKSKKFAERFFSQSLPESFLNTTSAQLNTLRSNTFFITSDGKFYGFEGCSDNSGCCPLNCTHVHNYDFTVPFLFPSLSRSQREVDYLYNTDENGYMAFRTNVPLGIKRWLSLPAADGQMGTILKLYREWKISGDDEFLKKLYPSAKKTIEYAFENWDKNRDGLMEGQQHNTYDIEFYGDNPFTSFIYLAALKVMIEMAEYNSDNNFASFCNEIYQKGQKNIIEKLWNGRYFIQKCSINPVPPYQFLNGCLSMQLLGQFFADTLNLGSLVEEKYINKALFSILKLNFLENFSQHQNYMRIFAIGEEKGLLVCTWKEGEKPEIPMPYCDEVFTGEEFVIACLLLKRGYYKECLKIINGMDNRYDGIKRNPFNHLECGHHYARGLSGWGLILSYLGFWIDNVKKEIFFNPLLFRKNFSIFFSCGTGWGVYNYKILPGRENFKIEIDEGFIEVRKIYLSYWKKKKTNFVKTIIDGIETNNKFSEESNKIIVEFENIKRVEKSIEISRQFI, from the coding sequence ATGAATATAAAATATTATGGAGAAAATTTAAAACAAATAAAATTTTTACTTGGTGGTATTGGAACAGGTAATGTTTCTGTTGAAGGAACTGGCTCAATAACTGACTGGGAAATTTTCAATAGACCTTCAAAAAGTAATGAAATGTATGGGAACTTTGTTGCTTTAAGGGTTGAACAAAAGAGGAAAGTTTTTCAAAAAATAGTTGCAAGAAAGCCATTTCCTCCTTTTGAAGGAAGTCATGGTTTTAAAAATATTAGAATGGAAGGATACCCACATTTTGAGGAATGTATATTTACAAATTTTTTCCCTTTTGCTATTATTGATTTTTTTGATAGAAGTATAGGTGTTTCTGTATCCTTAAATGCATGGAGCCCATTTATACCAGGAGATGTTGAAAATTCTTCCTTACCAATTGTAATTTTCTCTTATAAAATAAAAAATCTTACAAGAGATAAAATAAATATCTTCCTTTCTTTTTCAATGATGAACCCTGTTGGAACTGATGGAACTGAAAAATTAAATAGTTATATAAATAAATGCTTTGGGCAGAACATAAATAATTTTGTTGAGACAGAGAATTTAAAAGGTATTTCTTTCACATCAAAAAAATATAATGAGGAAAGTGAGAGATATGGTAATCTTTCTCTTTTTACAGATGCTATTTCGGTTTCTTACAAAAATCAATGGAAAAATGAAGGATGGTGGGATGACTTAAAAAACTTCTGGAAAGAATTCAAAATAGGAAATTTTGAACCTGTTTCTCCCAAAATAAGTCCTGATAGCCAAACATATTGGGCTTCTCTTGGAGTTAATAAAAATCTTGCACCAAAAGAAGAAACAGATATTAATTTTTATCTTTCATGGTATTTTCCAAATCGTATAAATTACTGGGGGCTTGATGAAGAAGTAAAAGGTAAAATTTTAAAAAATTATTATTCTATAAAATTTTCAAATTCAATGGATGTAATTAAATACTTTATAAAAAATAAAAGATATCTTGAAGAAAAAAGCAAAAAATTTGCTGAAAGATTTTTTTCTCAATCTTTACCTGAAAGTTTTTTAAATACAACTTCAGCCCAATTAAATACATTAAGAAGTAATACATTTTTTATAACTTCTGATGGGAAATTTTATGGATTTGAGGGTTGTTCTGATAATTCTGGTTGTTGTCCTTTAAACTGCACCCATGTTCATAATTATGATTTTACAGTTCCTTTCCTTTTCCCTTCCCTTTCAAGAAGTCAAAGGGAAGTTGATTACTTATATAATACAGATGAAAATGGATACATGGCATTTAGAACAAATGTCCCACTGGGTATAAAAAGATGGTTATCTCTACCAGCAGCAGATGGACAAATGGGAACAATATTGAAACTTTACAGAGAATGGAAAATTTCTGGTGATGATGAATTTTTAAAAAAATTATATCCATCTGCAAAAAAAACTATTGAATATGCTTTTGAAAACTGGGATAAAAATAGAGATGGACTTATGGAAGGGCAACAACACAATACTTATGATATTGAGTTTTATGGAGATAATCCTTTTACTTCTTTTATTTATCTTGCAGCGCTTAAAGTAATGATAGAAATGGCAGAATATAACAGTGACAACAATTTTGCTTCTTTTTGCAATGAAATTTATCAAAAAGGACAAAAAAATATAATTGAAAAACTATGGAATGGGAGATATTTTATTCAAAAATGTAGTATAAATCCTGTCCCACCTTATCAATTTTTAAATGGATGTCTTTCGATGCAACTTCTTGGGCAGTTTTTTGCTGATACTTTAAATTTAGGGTCTCTTGTTGAAGAAAAATATATAAATAAGGCTTTATTTTCAATTTTAAAATTAAACTTTTTAGAGAACTTTTCACAACATCAGAATTATATGAGAATATTTGCTATTGGTGAAGAAAAAGGACTTCTTGTATGCACATGGAAAGAAGGCGAAAAGCCAGAAATACCCATGCCTTATTGCGATGAAGTTTTCACAGGGGAAGAATTTGTTATTGCATGTCTTCTTCTAAAAAGAGGATATTATAAAGAATGTCTTAAAATAATTAATGGGATGGATAACAGATATGATGGAATAAAAAGGAATCCTTTTAATCATTTAGAATGTGGACATCATTACGCAAGAGGGCTTTCTGGATGGGGACTTATTCTCTCATATTTGGGCTTTTGGATTGATAATGTTAAAAAGGAAATTTTTTTCAATCCCTTGCTTTTCAGAAAAAATTTTTCTATTTTTTTCTCTTGTGGAACTGGATGGGGTGTTTATAATTATAAAATTTTACCAGGAAGAGAAAATTTCAAAATAGAAATAGATGAAGGGTTTATTGAAGTTAGGAAAATTTATCTTTCCTATTGGAAGAAGAAAAAAACAAATTTTGTAAAAACAATCATAGATGGAATAGAAACTAACAATAAATTTTCAGAAGAAAGTAATAAAATTATTGTTGAATTTGAAAATATTAAAAGAGTTGAAAAATCAATTGAAATATCAAGACAATTCATTTAA
- the nadA gene encoding quinolinate synthase NadA has translation MDKEIRKLKEEKNAVILAHNYQIPEVQEIADFVGDSFELSKKASEIKDAEIIVFCGVKFMAETAKILSPSKKVLLPEMDATCPMADMVKVQDVIKMKEKEPDAWVVSYVNTNAEVKCLSDVCCTSGNAEKIVRNIPAKKIIFLPDKNLCWYVQQRVKEKEIICWDGFCYVHQQFTTDDIKKARKKYPEAEIVVHPECDPEVQKLADGIYSTSGMLKRVKESKTKKFIIGTEEGIIYRMKKENPEKEFYPLGDKKVCSDMKKITFESVKRSLEEEIYQINLGKEIIEKGKISLEKMFEYS, from the coding sequence ATGGATAAAGAAATAAGAAAACTAAAAGAGGAGAAAAATGCAGTAATTCTTGCACATAATTATCAAATACCAGAAGTTCAGGAAATTGCCGATTTTGTTGGTGATTCTTTTGAATTGTCAAAAAAGGCATCTGAGATAAAAGACGCAGAGATAATTGTTTTTTGTGGAGTTAAATTTATGGCAGAGACAGCAAAAATACTTTCTCCTTCAAAAAAGGTATTACTTCCTGAAATGGATGCAACCTGTCCTATGGCTGATATGGTAAAAGTTCAGGATGTAATTAAAATGAAAGAAAAAGAGCCAGATGCATGGGTTGTATCTTATGTAAATACAAATGCAGAAGTTAAATGTCTTTCTGATGTTTGTTGTACAAGTGGAAATGCAGAAAAAATTGTTAGAAATATCCCTGCAAAAAAAATAATATTTTTGCCTGATAAAAATTTATGCTGGTATGTCCAGCAAAGAGTAAAAGAAAAAGAGATAATATGCTGGGATGGATTTTGCTATGTTCACCAGCAATTTACAACAGATGATATAAAAAAAGCAAGAAAAAAGTATCCTGAGGCAGAAATTGTTGTTCATCCTGAATGCGACCCAGAAGTTCAAAAATTAGCAGATGGTATTTATTCAACTTCTGGAATGTTAAAAAGAGTTAAAGAATCAAAGACAAAAAAATTTATAATAGGAACAGAAGAAGGGATTATTTATCGGATGAAAAAAGAAAACCCAGAAAAGGAATTTTATCCTTTAGGAGATAAAAAAGTTTGTTCTGATATGAAAAAAATAACTTTTGAAAGTGTAAAAAGGTCATTAGAAGAAGAGATATATCAAATAAATTTGGGAAAAGAAATAATTGAAAAAGGTAAAATATCTCTTGAAAAAATGTTTGAATATTCTTAA